A genomic segment from Desulfovibrio legallii encodes:
- a CDS encoding Mor transcription activator family protein encodes MCPNSSAASPVRRTGRAERDSWGRALRLAEEERQWRALVRHLPENARLLWEALDHLRQFQRVLYLYGGQNLRVPSRLPDPRHPLRRALGAGCLRKLMAAFGGTSLYVPRCDALLHKLRQQDIINDFVRSTRQGVSSTAAVADLARRHGISDRRVWQILKKDGSAPAQGRLLRSLKAASAAPPLADNQQ; translated from the coding sequence GTGTGCCCCAATAGTTCCGCCGCCTCCCCTGTGCGCCGCACGGGCCGGGCCGAACGGGATTCCTGGGGGCGCGCCCTGCGCCTGGCCGAAGAGGAACGCCAGTGGCGCGCCCTGGTCCGGCACCTGCCCGAAAACGCCCGCCTGCTTTGGGAGGCCCTGGACCACCTGCGTCAGTTCCAGCGCGTGCTCTACCTCTACGGCGGGCAGAACCTGCGCGTGCCCAGCCGCCTGCCGGACCCGCGCCACCCCCTGCGCCGCGCCCTGGGCGCGGGCTGCCTGCGCAAGCTCATGGCCGCCTTTGGCGGCACCAGCCTCTATGTGCCCCGCTGCGACGCCCTGCTCCACAAGCTGCGCCAACAAGACATCATCAACGACTTTGTCCGCTCCACCCGGCAAGGCGTGAGCAGCACCGCCGCCGTGGCCGACCTGGCCCGACGGCATGGCATCTCCGACAGGCGCGTCTGGCAGATCCTGAAAAAAGACGGTTCCGCTCCGGCTCAGGGCCGACTGCTCCGCAGCCTCAAGGCCGCCTCCGCCGCGCCGCCGCTTGCGGATAACCAGCAATAA